DNA sequence from the Euwallacea fornicatus isolate EFF26 chromosome 2, ASM4011564v1, whole genome shotgun sequence genome:
aaaactataaaattgaagttttactATTGGGAGTCATCAATTTATATGTTCTACAcccttgaaattatttttgtgtttatcagtacattataaatttttttctctaattttagTTGTTGTAGggtctttatttaatttagttcaTTTTCCATCGTTCCTATAACCTCTAAGCGTGTAAAGCTCTATTCCCAAacgaaataaaagaaaaaataatccattcACCTCCAAGGTAGAGAAcgtatttataaaaatcatcCTATTACGCAtagtatttcatttttgataaaacccAACTTTATATAAAATGTAGTCCCATATCACACGAAAAACATACCATCACAAAACTGTACCCAATCCATAAAGTAGACCACCCGTACGGACATTCTGGCAAAGACAGAGACTGACTATGCACGGCAATTACGTTAGCAGGAGTTTCGCAAACGGTACATCTCGAAATATATTTCTGAATATCTTCTTCCTCGACCGGCATCATGGGTATGGGAGCATTGGTCGACAACCAATAAGACTTGTCATTTCTACTTGCGTAATTACAAACGTTGTCGACGTCACAGAATACGAAAGGCATGGTGGAGAACCTCCTTATGCAAGAACCGGCCATGCCCAAGTCTTGGCTCTGTGTCTTTTCATTGCCTGCATGAAAACAAAGttcaacaaaaaacaaaaaaaaataaaaattgataactgACCAGACACATAGAGCAGAGAATAACCTTCCCAAAGTTTGATGTGTCCAGCTTCGCATTGAGGTACTTCAGTGGATTGACTGTGGCGAACTAATAAGGTCCCAGTAAGATAGTCGGAGACTGAAATGCAGGGAGTTCCAGGTTCTCCCTTAAGTCCTGGTGAACCTATCAAGCCATCCAGCCCAGCGCGTCCTTTAAGGCCTATTTCCCCTCTTAATCCTTGTGGTCCAGTGGGTCCTGGAGCCCCTGGATACCCTCGATCTCCTTTTAAGCCCTGCATGCCAGACTCTCCCGGTATACCATCAATTCCAGGGCGACCGTCTAATCCTGGAGGCCCGTGCAATCCAGGTCGTCCAGGGTTGCCCTTCGCACCGGGCAGTCCGTTTCTACCAGCATCACCTTTATCACCTTTTGCTCCTATTAATCCGGCGTGACCAACTTCACCTCGAAGACCTAAAAGACAGTTTTCTTGATAATAATTGTAATCTTTTCCAATACGActttttttaccaatttctCCTTTGAAGCCCTGCGGTCCTGGCGGTCCTTTTAATCCAGGTAACCCGTCTCGGCCTCGATCACCCTTGTCGCCTTTCAGTCCTGGAGGACCTTGCAAACCGGTGAGACCTCGATCACCTTTTTCTCCAGGTACACCAAGAATTCCAGGGGGACCGCGATCTCCTTTCTCTCCTGGCTGCCCTTGCAATCCGTTCAATCCCGTCTGTCCAGGAGGACCTAAATATAgaattaggatttttttaattattatcttaAACTATTCGAATTACTAAAATACGCACGAAAATGCCCTCAAtattattacctttttttgATCTATGGGGATATATACATTCAACCGTTTTTGACGTAATGGTGTTTTAAATGGTtacattttaatgttttataattgttgcttaataaatgaattttttgaatgaaacaCAGAAGAATTCATCGGCATACGTAATCTTAAATTATTaagacaattatttttaattagaaagtccagcaacaaaagaaatttgcgtttttttaCGGCAATCTTGATTCTTTTCTGCctttgaggtattttttcaaattctgaaaatttctcaaactaATTAATTTCTAGATTTTCTAAGACGATCTTGATATTTCTAAAccagttgaaaattttaatataagctctagaattttcaaagaataaaACGAGCAAAATGGCGtggcagaattttttttttattgcaaaattccCGAAGTCAgtgaatttttaagatttcaatTGTAACTTATTTAATTGATTCTATTGatatcatttaataaatattcaggCAAAAAAAGGAAAGGAATACTCGTAGTTGTTTTAATAGCAATAGAAACTGTTCCATGAACATCATTTCTCGTTGCTGGTTGTTGAAGCTAAGAGAGTTTTGCTCCTCTggcaattttgttttcttaattttttattacaagacATCATGTGTTTTAGCCggagaaaatttgaaactgaaTATATTACTTcacacaaaaacaaaaaattgttgtaaaaATATAGGCCAGAACCATATTTCAGAAAGCTCCAGTCTGTCGTGACGATTtaacattaacaataattattggcCTCCCTACCTGTTAAGCCTGGCTCTCCAGGTCGCCCGTCGAACCCTTTATCTCCTTTGGGCCCTGGGGGTCCAAGAGGTCCTGTTAAACCAGGAGCTCCGGGCCGCCCACTTAAACCTGGCAATCCTGGTTCACCCTTCTGTCCTTGAGGACCTACAGAACCTTCCCGTCCGTTTTTGCCTGGAAGCCCTGGAAGACCTTTCTCGCCCTTAACGGTGATCCCTTGTAAACCTATTAAACCTTGATGTCCTTGATCTCCTATAAATTATAGGAAgctatttaatattattatttaaaaaaatatgtaaaaatgaaCCTTTTTGTCCCTGTGGACCTGGCCACCCTCTTTCGCCTTTCAGTCCCGGGAATCCAATGTCGCCTTTCTCTCCTGGAGCTCCTGGAGGGCCGGAAAATCCCCTATCACCCTTTTCTCCATCCCTACCATATAGGCCAGCCTGCCCCGGTTCTCCCTTTTCTCCCTTCACCGAAATTGGAATTCCTGGTGCTCCTCTTTCTCCAATATCTCCTTTTTCCCCGGGGAATCCTACAGGTCCTAATGGTCCTTGGTTGCCTTTTTCACCTGGAGGTCCATCGTAACCATCTCTTCCAGATTCTCCTTTTTCTCCCTTTGCTCCAATTAATCCAGGGGCACCAGGAGATCCTCTGTCTCCTGGTAGTCCTGATATGCCATCTTTTCCGTCCATTCCAGGTGCACCGGTAGCTCCCGGCAAACCGTGATCTCCCTTCATCCCCATTAAGCCGGGTAGACCTCTATCACCTTTACTTCCTGGAATACCGGGGGCACCATCGAATCCCCTGTCTCCTCGTTCTCCTTTTTGTCCTTGATAACCTGGAATGCTCTGGCCTGGATAACCAATATCTCCTTTCTCGCCGGCTGGGCCAGGTGGTCCCGATAAACCATCGTTGCCTCTTAATCCGGGAATACCCGGCTCACCCTTTTGGCCTTTTTCCGAAGCTGCTCCAGGTTCTCCTTTTCTTCCGGGTAAACCAGGAACTCCCTCATTTCCTTTAAGGCCTGCAACTCCTGGAAGCCCGGTAAAGCCGGGCCTGCCTTCGGGGCCTCTATCTCCTTTTTCGCCTGAGTATCCTCTTTCACCTGGCATTCCAACTATACCAGATGGACCTTCGGGACCAGGGTATCCTTTATCGCCTTTTTCTCCTCTAAGTCCAGGTCGTCCATCTAATCCAGGCATTCCTGCTGCTCCAGGTCTACCAGTCATTCCCTTTATTCCTGGAAATCCGTGACGACCTATGTCGCCTTTATCTCCTTTTAGTCCTGGGAATCCTGGAAGTCCAGGTTTTCCCGCTTCTCCTTTTATTCCAGCCGACCCTTTCGGGCCTCTGAGTCCTGGTGATCCTGATATTCCTGGTATACCAGGCGGTCCCACTGGTCCCGCGTCTCCCTTTCCACCTGGTGGTCCTGGCAGTCCATTCAATCCAGGCAAACCAATATCTCCCTTTTCGCCCATTAATCCGGGTAATCCATCATTTCCTCGTACTCCGGGTTTGCCTGGAAATCCGGGCAATCCTTGTTCTCCCTTAATTCCTATCAATCCAGGTGGTCCAGGTGGCCCAATTTGTGGGATGCCTGGTTCACCTTTATAGCCTTTTGGGCCATTTAATCCTGGCAAACCTCGGGTACCATCCCTTCCTGGTTCTCCCGGAAAACCCATTGGACCTATATTTCCTTTATCACCACGTGGTCCAGGTAATCCTCGACGTCCTTCTGGTCCGGGTGGTCCCTGAATTCCTGATACACCTATGAAAAATTTAGGTTTagtttttacttaaaacatCCCAAAACAACTATCAGTAGTATTTAGGATTTGGAGGACTACTGCTCATCCAATATTTCAActgaatatctcaaaaactatggATGCGTTAAAAAAGATTGAGAGCCATGgcacatatatatttttcttaccgtttcacaaatataaaatttgataaatgttGATTGGTGTTATTTGTGATTTGTTATTCATTTTGAAAGAGCTAAAAaccaattcaaattttacaatatcCATCACGCAAATACAGTTAATTTAGGCAGGCAACCCATCACACTCAAAGGAAGAGAAGTTTTTTGGTTTTGGTTTTGGTCTTATCgatgacaaaaaaatgaaagataaAGACACAATATTGATTCTCCTAACaatgtgaaaagttattttctttcTCACCCAATTGCAGTTCACTGCATTGTGAAAAAGACGGAAGGTACCAACTCCTATATTTATCCAGGATAAcctaaagtaaaatttttgtgaaatctTGCACCATTGTGTTTGTAAAAATACGTCTAATGCAGTTTCAAAGACCAGACCTACTTTAATAGTGCGGGAAAGTAACTTTATTGTACACAGTACTGGCCAGTAGTCTCTTTCCTACCCAAATCAGTGCAGTAAAGCTTATTTTTCCGTACGCGAGTAAGAATTTAAGTCCGCACCGAAAAACGCAAGATAAAATTTCGTACTAGTGCGGAAAGTACAATGTTCTGCATTGTGAAAAGGAAGATTTAGAACATACGTGCATAGAAAAGTAACTTTAttgtctttaaaatttttaaagcgaGTTATTACTAACCTTTTGGTCCTGGAAATCCAGGTTCTCCTTTCGGTCCCGGATACCCATTCTGCCCGGGCAGTCCCATTTCACCTTTTGGCCCAGCAGGACCTTGATTTCCCTTTAGTTGTGCTATTATATTGGCCGCACATTGTCCAGCCGCACCCGGTCTTCCGTCCCTTCCTTGCTCTCCTTTTTGACCCTCTTGTCCGGGAACGCCAGGTAGACCTCGATCTCCTTTGATACTATCTCCTTGTTCCCCTTTCTGACCGGGTATTCCGTCTAAACCTGGTAATCCGTCGGTTCCTCTAAATCCGGGTAATCCTTGAACACCTTTTTCTCCTGGGAATCCTGGCAATCCTTTATCTCCCTTAAAACCTATCGGCCCATTAAATCCTTTGGGTCCGAGATTGCCAGGGAAACCTCTGTCTCCTTTATCTCCCTTTTCTCCTTTAACCAAACTGTCAGATACAATTGCTGGTTTTCCTGGTTGTCCGGGTTCTCCTATTGGACCGTCATTACCATCTCTGCCCTAATAGATATGGTTCAAACTAGATatacataatattattataatggGACTCACAGGAGCTCCAGGTTTTCCTTGAATTCCAGGAACACCGTCGAATCCAGGCGGACCCATCGCCCCAAGGGCACCTGGTGGACCTCGCGGCCCTTGATCACCATCTCGACCATCATAGCCTCGATCCCCTTTATCTCCTTTCAAGCCAGGTCGGCAATCAATGCAAGTTCCTCCTTTATCTCCCTTTTCGCCAGAGGTGCCAGGATTACCAGGCACTCCAGGTCTACCAGCATTTCCTTTTTCACCTGGCGGTCCAGGGAAACCTACTTCACCGGGGATACCGTTTAGTGAATCTCCGGGGATGCCACGCGGTCCTGGGAACCCTTTCTCCCCCTTTTGACCTTTGAGACCGTCTTGACCCGGAAAACCATCATCACCTTTCGGACCCTATGAAGTATATTCGAGAGCTCATATGTCTTCCAGTATTATTGAAAGTATTTACCATTATTGAGTATCCCTTTTCTCCTGGGAAACCTCTTGGTCCTTGAGGACCTGGGCCTCCTGGATATCCTCTCGGACCTTCGCCGCCCGGATAACCAATAGAGCCTGCTTCTCCTTTTTGTCCTTTATCGCCTGGAAGTCCTTCGGGTCCCGTTCGCCCAGGAGTACCTGGTCCCCCCATCGGTCCAACGGGACCTCTTTTTCCTGGCTCACCAGGAAATCCATCAGTACCTAAACGATAAAGTGTTActagtttaataataattgtttgcGTAATAAACCTTTGGGTCCTTGAGGACCTGGATAACCCCGTGGCCCCGTGGGTCCCGGTGGCCCAGGCATGCCTTTTCCTCCACCTGGCGGACCAGGAGGCCCTCTTAAACCAATTTCCCCCGGTGATCCATCTCGACCCGGTTCTCCTTTAGGGCCATGCCTGCCTGAAAGACCCGGCAGACCTTCCAAGCCGCGATCCCCCTTTTGACCTGGTGGTCCTGGGGGACCGGCGAAACCATCTCTACCCTATTAGATTTATATTCAACCATTTTTAACACTCTaacaaaaaactgaatttaccCGTGGTCCTGGAGGGCCGACTAAGCCCTTTTCTCCCTTCATACCGATGCCTCCAGGTATACCATATTCACCTTCAGTACCTGGTTCTCCTTTCGGTCCTTGTAACCCGAAGTCTCCTCGATCACCTTTCATGCCTTGATCTCCTTTTGGGCCTATTTGAACGGTCCCGTTTCTTATGAATGGCAAAACAGATTCTCCCTTTTGACCGGGTGGTCCTGTGTCGCCTTTATCACCTCTCTCTCCGTAATAACCGACACCCATTATACCTTTGGTGCCTCTCGGACCTGGCGGTCCAGGAAGGCCCTGAAAATAGATTATAAatacaatgaaaaaagtagaGTAGATGATATACCCTTGCGCCGGGTTCCCCCGGTAGACCAGAAATTCCTTGTGGTCCTTGAGGTCCAGGATTTCCTGAGGGTCCAGCGACTCCATTGAGTCCTGGCTCTCCTTTCTGCCCTTTCAGGTTAATTTCGCAATGGGCGGCTTCGCCTTTGTCTCCTTTTATGCCCATTGGTCCTGGAAAACCTTGCGGGCCGACATCACCAGTATAACCAGGGGAGCCTGGTATACCCTGTGTAAAAGCGACTACATTGTAATAACAGTAATAAATGTACTAGGaattcaattattgaaatattcagATTCTATATTATAGAAAGATCTAAAGTGCAACTGAAAATTAGCGTCTCTAGGATACAacaattagatttttaaatttaagaagcGATATCGTAAAACACATTACTAGTTCAATAGCCTATATTAATAGTTTGGATGAGATCTATAAACCTGTTTAATTCAGGtcgcaatattttttttagtttcttagACGCAGAGTCACTTCTacgattatttttatgatattaagATGGCTCTAACATAGAGatatcttaattttatttttcataactcCAGAACTTCAATTGCAGGACCCAAGTTAGATGACACATCTATGTCAGtgaattaaatagaaaaatagaacttcaaaaatttccaattttcttgaaaCTTTTCGACAGGCTGGAGGTACCAATATTTTGGAACTTGAACACCTGTGCTCCATGAATATCTCCCACAATTGCCTTAAAAAATACGTATGCTGCGTGTATGAGACTGCACAATCCGAATGTTAAtatcttttttgatttttgagatactgagacaatttttataattttttttacaatatacaCATTCTTCGCAAATTTCGGGAAATTAATCTAATAAAAGTTGGAATTTTACTGACTATGAAGTTGTTATTTAAACTAACCATTGTAGCGGTATTGGACCTCTTTgcttacatttgaaaattgcattacgttagttattcaattaaatcatCAAATTGCCATTCcagatttagaaaattaattccatcgatatttcttttttgaagGTGCCTCAACCACATGTTCCAGCCCGTCAATTGATGTATGCAGGTTCAATATTGCTTCTATATTGGCAGATGAGAtcaaacaacaaaatttaaacaattcgatattaattaattagttctAGTGTTACATAACGCAAAAATGTTCCTTGAAACTGAACTTACATCTGTTCCATTACATCCGTCCAGTCCAGGAAGTCCAGGAGGCCCATCTGGACCCGGTAAACCAGGTATTCCATTAACCCCTGTAAACCCAGGCAGACCAGTCTTCCCTCTATCTCCTTTAGGGCCCCTAATTCCAATCGGACCAGGTTCACCCATATCCCCCTTTTCTCCAGGAATACCTTCATCACCAGGAAAACCTCGAACTCCCTTCTCTCCATTATGGCCTGGAAGCCCCGCATAGCCCTGTTCAAAGATTCcgttgaatttaatttaagttttttgttattgaacTTACCCGATTTCCTTTTTCTGCGAAACACTTTGGAATGCACCTTTCGGATCCATTTTTAGGTCCAACGGCGCTACCAGGAGCATCAATGATGTCGTAGCTGCTAGCATAAGGTCTTCTGTTTTCATAAGGACTACTAGGGTAAGAGCCATAGGGACCAGCTCTGTTTGAAAATTGGGTTTGTTGGGCGTTATAGCTTGAAGAAGAATCATATCTTGAAGCTGATGAGCTTTGAGCTCCACCAACGTTGGAAAATCCCCTGTAGTCTGAGCCGTAGTTCTCTGCTCTACTTCTGGAGTCATAACCTTGAATAAACGTTCTATAAAGATCTAGTTTTTGAGGTGAGTTCGGATTAGTACCTCCAGAAGCACTATAATCACCAGATCTAGAAGCTCCAGAACCAACACCACTTATAGAACCTTGATATTTGCCAGAGGATGGCCCATATCCTATAGATTCTCCAGATGTTTTCTCATAATTGAAGTTAGAGTTGCTTTCCTTAGACTGATAAAAGTCATCAGGGCCATTGGTCACCTCCCCAAATAGGTTTTCTTCCCGTCTAAAGAGTAATTGAGTTATTAAAGTCTGTGAATTTAAGATACTTACCCGGCAGATTCTTCTTCATTTTCGTTGTAAAATTCTACTTTCGACGCGTATTCCTGGGATTGTCTAGTATTATAATCTCCGCTTCTGTAAGCCCCAGTAATAGATTTTTGTTTCCCAGTGGGTCTTCCATAAAGTCCAGTCCTATTTGCCGCCCGATAGCTACTAAGAAATTGCTGGAATTCGTAATAAGGATGAAATTAGttgtattataaaaaaatttattaattaaatttttagtcacTGATATTCAGTGACTGATTTCAATTCAGTTCTGCTAGGTATTTTTAAGATGGATTTcgacatttcgaaaaatttatacTACTTTGAGAGTTTCGAGGGACTTCCagaatattttaagatttctgttttctcttaaaaatttcTGACTCTTTTTGTTATCCTTGTAAGGTTCCTGTTAAATATTGCTAAATACGAAGTAAATCCTGAGAAACTGGTAAAACTCTTCgatcatttcattaaaacttattttatctTATATTTCTGACGTTCAAGTGAAAATTTCGACATTATGATACAGTCGTATATTACTTTTAAGTTCTTTTAGGATTTCGGGACTACAtactttttttcgaaaaatttcattatcaaaaaaattgcttgtaaATTTGCTTTGTCCCAAAGCTCGATTGATCTTTTAGATGCACCACTGCTGCTCTTGATCAGTGTTTATGGATGCTTTCATGTAATGCTATGGTGCCTGGCTGTGATGATGAATCTAAAGATTcttattttaaggaaataaaagTGCTTGCCgataaattaccaaaaaaaaaagaactggGCTCCAGg
Encoded proteins:
- the Col4a1 gene encoding collagen alpha-1(IV) chain; the encoded protein is MTDHGLWWFMVLCIGISAINGQFLSSYRAANRTGLYGRPTGKQKSITGAYRSGDYNTRQSQEYASKVEFYNENEEESAGREENLFGEVTNGPDDFYQSKESNSNFNYEKTSGESIGYGPSSGKYQGSISGVGSGASRSGDYSASGGYDSRSRAENYGSDYRGFSNVGGAQSSSASRYDSSSSYNAQQTQFSNRAGPYGSYPSSPYENRRPYASSYDIIDAPGSAVGPKNGSERCIPKCFAEKGNRGYAGLPGHNGEKGVRGFPGDEGIPGEKGDMGEPGPIGIRGPKGDRGKTGLPGFTGVNGIPGLPGPDGPPGLPGLDGCNGTDGIPGSPGYTGDVGPQGFPGPMGIKGDKGEAAHCEINLKGQKGEPGLNGVAGPSGNPGPQGPQGISGLPGEPGARGLPGPPGPRGTKGIMGVGYYGERGDKGDTGPPGQKGESVLPFIRNGTVQIGPKGDQGMKGDRGDFGLQGPKGEPGTEGEYGIPGGIGMKGEKGLVGPPGPRGRDGFAGPPGPPGQKGDRGLEGLPGLSGRHGPKGEPGRDGSPGEIGLRGPPGPPGGGKGMPGPPGPTGPRGYPGPQGPKGTDGFPGEPGKRGPVGPMGGPGTPGRTGPEGLPGDKGQKGEAGSIGYPGGEGPRGYPGGPGPQGPRGFPGEKGYSIMGPKGDDGFPGQDGLKGQKGEKGFPGPRGIPGDSLNGIPGEVGFPGPPGEKGNAGRPGVPGNPGTSGEKGDKGGTCIDCRPGLKGDKGDRGYDGRDGDQGPRGPPGALGAMGPPGFDGVPGIQGKPGAPGRDGNDGPIGEPGQPGKPAIVSDSLVKGEKGDKGDRGFPGNLGPKGFNGPIGFKGDKGLPGFPGEKGVQGLPGFRGTDGLPGLDGIPGQKGEQGDSIKGDRGLPGVPGQEGQKGEQGRDGRPGAAGQCAANIIAQLKGNQGPAGPKGEMGLPGQNGYPGPKGEPGFPGPKGVSGIQGPPGPEGRRGLPGPRGDKGNIGPMGFPGEPGRDGTRGLPGLNGPKGYKGEPGIPQIGPPGPPGLIGIKGEQGLPGFPGKPGVRGNDGLPGLMGEKGDIGLPGLNGLPGPPGGKGDAGPVGPPGIPGISGSPGLRGPKGSAGIKGEAGKPGLPGFPGLKGDKGDIGRHGFPGIKGMTGRPGAAGMPGLDGRPGLRGEKGDKGYPGPEGPSGIVGMPGERGYSGEKGDRGPEGRPGFTGLPGVAGLKGNEGVPGLPGRKGEPGAASEKGQKGEPGIPGLRGNDGLSGPPGPAGEKGDIGYPGQSIPGYQGQKGERGDRGFDGAPGIPGSKGDRGLPGLMGMKGDHGLPGATGAPGMDGKDGISGLPGDRGSPGAPGLIGAKGEKGESGRDGYDGPPGEKGNQGPLGPVGFPGEKGDIGERGAPGIPISVKGEKGEPGQAGLYGRDGEKGDRGFSGPPGAPGEKGDIGFPGLKGERGWPGPQGQKGDQGHQGLIGLQGITVKGEKGLPGLPGKNGREGSVGPQGQKGEPGLPGLSGRPGAPGLTGPLGPPGPKGDKGFDGRPGEPGLTGPPGQTGLNGLQGQPGEKGDRGPPGILGVPGEKGDRGLTGLQGPPGLKGDKGDRGRDGLPGLKGPPGPQGFKGEIGLRGEVGHAGLIGAKGDKGDAGRNGLPGAKGNPGRPGLHGPPGLDGRPGIDGIPGESGMQGLKGDRGYPGAPGPTGPQGLRGEIGLKGRAGLDGLIGSPGLKGEPGTPCISVSDYLTGTLLVRHSQSTEVPQCEAGHIKLWEGYSLLYVSGNEKTQSQDLGMAGSCIRRFSTMPFVFCDVDNVCNYASRNDKSYWLSTNAPIPMMPVEEEDIQKYISRCTVCETPANVIAVHSQSLSLPECPYGWSTLWIGYSFVMHTGAGANGGGQSLSSPGSCLEDFRASPFIECNGAQGHCHYFANMLSFWLATIEQNQQFQKPQKQTLKAGNVRDRVSRCQVCIKNT